A single genomic interval of Synergistaceae bacterium harbors:
- a CDS encoding 4Fe-4S binding protein, translated as MIRKIINIDESKCNGCGLCARACHEGAIEIIDGKAKLTRENFCDGFGDCLPECPTGAISFIEREAPEYDKIAVERAKVSRQMLSLGIQWPIQIKLVPVNAEFFGNSNLLIAADCTGFIYANIHGEFIKNHVTLIACPKLDGVNYAEKLSQIFALNSINSITLLRMEVPCCGGLERMINEALKISGKNIAFTVKTVTRAGKII; from the coding sequence ATGATTCGCAAAATTATTAATATTGACGAGTCAAAATGCAACGGCTGCGGCTTGTGTGCCCGGGCTTGTCATGAGGGAGCTATTGAAATTATTGACGGGAAGGCGAAATTAACGCGCGAGAATTTTTGCGACGGATTCGGGGATTGTCTGCCTGAATGTCCGACGGGAGCTATTAGCTTTATAGAACGTGAGGCTCCGGAATATGACAAAATCGCAGTCGAACGCGCAAAAGTTTCACGTCAAATGCTTTCACTGGGAATTCAATGGCCCATACAAATTAAGCTCGTGCCGGTAAATGCGGAATTTTTCGGGAATTCAAATTTATTAATTGCTGCTGATTGCACGGGATTTATTTATGCGAACATTCACGGGGAATTTATCAAGAATCACGTTACATTAATTGCTTGTCCGAAATTAGACGGCGTTAATTATGCTGAAAAACTTTCACAAATTTTTGCGTTAAATAGTATTAATAGCATAACACTTTTAAGAATGGAAGTTCCATGCTGCGGAGGTCTTGAAAGAATGATTAACGAGGCTTTGAAAATTTCAGGCAAAAATATAGCTTTCACCGTAAAAACTGTAACAAGGGCCGGCAAAATTATTTAA
- the thpR gene encoding RNA 2',3'-cyclic phosphodiesterase, with protein MLELIRAFIAVKVPGQVADSLENFLSELRPLSRIKWVRRNQFHITLKFLGELEPSIIRLVQDLLLPMKKFKPFTIELNHIGAFPNLNAPRVLWLGGDKGSQELAKLSRKINDILYSEADLPIDDKKFRAHLTLARLKDSFLPEELVRKLGTVQNFSWLCDELFLMRSELTPGGPIYSQLL; from the coding sequence ATGCTTGAATTAATACGTGCATTTATAGCGGTCAAAGTTCCCGGTCAAGTCGCCGACTCACTTGAAAATTTCTTGTCGGAATTAAGGCCGCTTTCTCGCATAAAATGGGTCAGGAGAAATCAATTTCACATAACATTAAAATTTCTCGGTGAACTTGAGCCAAGTATTATAAGACTCGTGCAGGATCTATTATTGCCCATGAAAAAATTTAAGCCCTTCACTATAGAATTAAATCACATCGGGGCATTTCCTAATTTGAACGCTCCCAGAGTCTTATGGCTCGGCGGAGATAAAGGCTCTCAGGAACTCGCAAAACTTTCACGCAAAATTAATGATATTTTATACAGTGAAGCAGATTTGCCGATTGATGACAAAAAATTTCGAGCGCATTTGACTCTTGCAAGATTGAAGGATTCATTTTTGCCGGAAGAACTTGTAAGAAAACTCGGAACTGTACAAAATTTTTCGTGGCTCTGTGATGAGTTATTCTTAATGCGCAGTGAATTGACACCGGGCGGGCCTATTTACTCGCAGTTATTATAA
- a CDS encoding nitroreductase family protein, translating into MEFFDLIKARYSCRKFANKPVEDDKLTKILEAANLAPTAKNVQPVKIWVFKSNDSIGKVKTVTPCHFNAPVILAVGGTKDGAFVRSDGRNYEDVDACIVATHLMLAVHDLGLGSTWVGFFDAEKLKELFPEMKDFDLVALFPIGYPAEDAQPAERHFIRKNLDELVKYL; encoded by the coding sequence ATGGAATTCTTTGATTTAATTAAAGCGCGCTATTCATGCAGGAAATTTGCAAATAAGCCCGTAGAAGATGATAAACTCACAAAAATTTTAGAGGCCGCAAATCTCGCTCCTACTGCTAAGAACGTTCAGCCAGTTAAAATCTGGGTATTCAAGAGTAATGACTCAATCGGAAAAGTTAAAACTGTTACTCCGTGCCACTTTAATGCGCCTGTAATTCTCGCAGTGGGAGGCACTAAAGACGGGGCATTTGTCAGATCTGACGGCAGAAATTATGAAGATGTTGACGCTTGTATTGTAGCGACTCATTTAATGCTGGCTGTTCATGATTTAGGGCTAGGATCTACGTGGGTAGGATTCTTTGACGCTGAAAAGTTAAAAGAGTTATTCCCGGAAATGAAAGATTTTGATCTTGTCGCGTTATTCCCGATCGGTTATCCTGCTGAAGATGCACAGCCTGCAGAGAGACATTTTATCAGGAAAAATTTAGACGAACTCGTTAAATATTTATAA